A single region of the Streptomyces caelestis genome encodes:
- a CDS encoding DUF5719 family protein encodes MNRTTLSLIAGATALAAVTGFAALSAPDTPGTDTTAKAAAQLPVERTSLLCPAPSMSDIAETSYTSFTPVTKGTGSGGKAELQAAAQESRDGSGAGGDKGKGKSGQRKTEKPVLTSKEPGKPVTGDSSGAESPALVGTADGRFAPGWTVQETTEVAAGTGRGLQGVNCTAPDTSFWFPGASTAADRTDYVHLTNPDDSAAVVDVELYGKDGALQSTVGEGVTVQPHSSEPLLLSTLTDEQQTNLTVHVNVRSGRVGAAVQALDDKLGGDWLAASTDPSGSLVLPGIPKDATSVRLVAFTPGDADADLKLRLASPSGLITPAGHETVHVKGGMTTAVDLGDVTRGEAGSLVLTPTDQSVPVVAALRVVRGKGDQQETAFIPATRPVGTRATSAHNSAKGSTLSLTAPGRAATVEVTASAGSEGGTPVSKTYTIKAGTTQDIKPPVPSGLKGTYALTVESKSGGPVYGARTLAATGGGVPGFTVQTLPDDRGTVAVPEADEDLSVLQK; translated from the coding sequence GTGAACCGCACCACCCTGTCCCTGATCGCCGGCGCGACCGCGCTCGCCGCCGTCACCGGATTCGCCGCGCTGTCCGCCCCGGACACCCCGGGCACGGACACCACCGCCAAGGCGGCCGCCCAACTGCCCGTGGAGCGCACGAGCCTGCTGTGCCCCGCGCCCAGCATGTCCGACATCGCCGAGACGTCGTACACGTCCTTCACGCCTGTCACGAAGGGCACCGGGAGCGGCGGCAAGGCCGAACTCCAGGCGGCCGCCCAGGAGTCGCGAGACGGCTCGGGCGCGGGCGGCGACAAGGGCAAGGGCAAGTCCGGCCAGCGGAAGACCGAAAAGCCCGTGCTGACCTCCAAGGAGCCCGGCAAGCCGGTCACCGGGGACAGCTCGGGTGCCGAATCGCCCGCGCTGGTCGGGACCGCGGACGGCAGGTTCGCGCCCGGCTGGACCGTCCAGGAGACGACGGAGGTCGCCGCGGGGACCGGGCGCGGCCTCCAGGGCGTCAACTGCACCGCCCCGGACACGAGTTTCTGGTTCCCCGGCGCCAGCACGGCGGCCGACCGCACCGACTACGTCCATCTGACGAACCCCGACGACTCGGCCGCCGTGGTCGACGTCGAGCTCTACGGCAAGGACGGCGCCCTCCAGTCCACGGTGGGGGAGGGCGTCACGGTCCAGCCGCACTCCAGCGAGCCGCTCCTGCTGTCCACCCTCACCGACGAGCAGCAGACCAACCTCACCGTGCACGTCAACGTCCGCAGCGGGCGGGTCGGCGCCGCCGTGCAGGCCCTGGACGACAAGCTCGGCGGCGACTGGCTGGCCGCGTCCACGGACCCGTCGGGCAGCCTGGTCCTGCCCGGCATCCCCAAGGACGCCACCTCCGTGCGTCTGGTCGCCTTCACCCCCGGCGACGCCGACGCGGACCTCAAGCTGCGCCTCGCCTCCCCCTCCGGGCTGATCACCCCGGCCGGACACGAGACGGTGCACGTCAAGGGCGGCATGACCACCGCCGTCGACCTGGGCGACGTGACACGTGGCGAGGCGGGCTCCCTGGTGCTGACGCCGACCGACCAGTCCGTGCCGGTCGTGGCGGCCCTGCGGGTCGTACGTGGCAAGGGCGACCAGCAGGAGACGGCGTTCATCCCGGCCACCCGCCCTGTCGGCACGCGTGCGACCTCCGCGCACAACAGCGCCAAGGGCAGCACGCTCTCCCTGACCGCCCCCGGCCGCGCCGCCACGGTCGAGGTCACCGCCTCGGCGGGCAGCGAGGGCGGCACGCCGGTGTCGAAGACGTACACGATCAAGGCCGGCACGACCCAGGACATCAAGCCCCCGGTCCCCAGCGGCCTGAAGGGCACGTACGCGCTCACGGTCGAGTCGAAGTCCGGCGGTCCGGTCTACGGCGCCCGCACCCTGGCGGCGACGGGGGGCGGCGTCCCCGGCTTCACCGTCCAGACGCTCCCCGACGACCGGGGGACGGTCGCCGTACCGGAGGCGGACGAGGATCTGTCGGTGTTGCAGAAGTAG